The following are encoded together in the Tursiops truncatus isolate mTurTru1 chromosome 10, mTurTru1.mat.Y, whole genome shotgun sequence genome:
- the LOC109552138 gene encoding cytochrome c, protein MAFLAGLGNCRGGSGERRGDVEKGKKIFVQKCAQCHTVEKGGKHKTGPNLHGLFGRKTGQAVGFSYTDASKNKGITWGEETLTEYLENPKKYIPGTKMIFAGIKKKGERADLIAYLEKATNE, encoded by the exons ATGGCGTTTTTGGCAGGGCTTGGGAATTGTCGTGGGGGTAGCGGGGAGCGAAGG ggtgacgTTGAGAAGGGCAAGAAGATTTTTGTTCAGAAGTGTGCCCAGTGCCATACTGTGGAAAAGGGAGGCAAGCACAAGACTGGGCCAAATCTCCATGGCCTGTTTGGGCGAAAGACAGGTCAGGCTGTCGGCTTCTCTTACACAGATGCCAGCAAGAACAAAGGCATCACCTGGGGAGAGGAGACACTGACGGAGTATTTGGAGAATCCCAAGAAGTACATCCCTGGAACAAAAATGATCTTCGCTGGCATtaagaagaagggagaaagggcagACTTGATAGCTTATCTCGAAAAAGCTACTAATGAGTAA